A genomic region of Porticoccaceae bacterium LTM1 contains the following coding sequences:
- a CDS encoding DUF4304 domain-containing protein translates to MSRIAKHIDLIIDQKLKGLMKSEGFNKNGRNFHLRLDASTLVLNVQASSFNDNYGGNFTVNLGVFFPEIHAVLGRYSISGVPKESDCSLRKRIGYLMPGGKDFWWETNVDEPVETIGEDLSFFVQKLGLPWLKSHSTIELARREFAFQAPFVDVAAAICLGEKSRARQMLAEIVSGNNPSAPIAKRIAALNHIDL, encoded by the coding sequence GTGTCTCGAATAGCAAAGCACATAGATCTAATTATTGATCAGAAATTGAAAGGGTTAATGAAGAGTGAGGGTTTCAATAAAAACGGAAGAAACTTCCACTTGAGGTTGGATGCATCAACGCTAGTGCTTAATGTTCAAGCTAGCTCATTTAATGATAATTACGGCGGGAATTTTACCGTTAATCTAGGGGTCTTCTTTCCTGAAATCCACGCAGTGCTTGGTCGTTATTCTATATCTGGAGTACCAAAAGAATCTGACTGTTCACTCAGGAAACGGATAGGTTATTTAATGCCTGGTGGGAAAGATTTTTGGTGGGAGACCAATGTGGATGAGCCTGTTGAAACTATTGGTGAGGATCTCTCTTTTTTTGTACAGAAGTTGGGTTTGCCATGGTTGAAGTCGCATTCAACCATTGAGTTGGCTAGAAGAGAGTTTGCCTTCCAGGCTCCATTCGTAGATGTGGCTGCAGCCATTTGCCTCGGTGAAAAGAGTAGGGCAAGACAAATGCTTGCAGAGATAGTGAGCGGTAATAATCCCTCTGCACCAATTGCAAAGAGAATTGCTGCTTTAAATCATATTGATTTATAA
- a CDS encoding DUF5412 family protein: MNVWKKIAISFGILVVGVPLAIAGLFIYATSDMCGNEVYTEVMSPNKEHKVVVFQRDCGATTGFSTQISIIESDDELENEGGNIYIIDGHPKDVSPPVRWVSNTELRIERSLNGSEYKAESSWGLLNKVKVTYGAGGS, from the coding sequence ATGAATGTTTGGAAGAAAATTGCTATCTCTTTCGGTATTTTGGTTGTTGGCGTTCCGCTAGCAATCGCGGGATTATTCATTTATGCAACCAGCGACATGTGCGGGAACGAAGTTTACACTGAGGTTATGTCGCCCAATAAAGAGCATAAAGTAGTGGTGTTTCAAAGAGATTGTGGAGCTACGACTGGTTTCAGCACCCAGATTTCAATAATCGAATCTGACGATGAGCTCGAAAATGAGGGTGGCAATATATACATTATCGATGGTCACCCAAAGGATGTCTCCCCGCCTGTAAGGTGGGTTTCTAACACAGAACTGAGAATAGAGAGAAGTTTGAACGGTTCTGAATATAAAGCTGAATCTAGCTGGGGTCTTCTGAACAAGGTTAAGGTTACCTATGGCGCAGGCGGCAGTTAA
- the flgE gene encoding flagellar hook protein FlgE, whose translation MAFDTAVSGLRASTAELGVIGNNIANSATAGFKTSRAQFSDLYAAGVLGTGVNAIGKGVSLSSVAQQFTQGNISFTENSLDVAINGNGFFILDDNGSRSYSRSGQFGVDKEGYVVNPEGLRLQAFQSDNAGRVVQQEGPLRLDTNLISPAATTGVEIVANIDSREVPPPSAWGGPYDAFATPPTEPTSDMYNASTSTTVYDDLGNPHILSTYWVKTANAGEWNAHTMIDGVSTSGPEVLTFEQNGQFDLSSGPVELNINNWQPRNKDGSIVNVSPQNFTVDLSSNTQFGSPFAVSAINQDGFASGQLRGIEIDESGIVFAQYTNGEARALGQVILANFSNPQGLQPQGNSKWSETFNSGVPVVGAPGTAGRGVLQSGALEDSNVEITEELVAMIVAQRNFQANAQVIQAEDAVTQAVINLR comes from the coding sequence ATGGCATTTGATACCGCAGTATCCGGTTTACGGGCTTCAACCGCTGAGTTGGGGGTAATCGGCAACAACATCGCAAACAGTGCCACCGCAGGTTTTAAAACCTCAAGGGCACAGTTTTCCGACCTCTACGCCGCCGGCGTATTGGGTACCGGTGTTAATGCGATTGGTAAGGGGGTAAGTCTCTCCTCGGTTGCCCAGCAGTTTACCCAGGGCAACATCAGCTTTACCGAAAACTCCCTGGACGTGGCTATCAACGGTAACGGTTTCTTTATTCTCGACGACAACGGTTCGCGCTCTTACAGCCGCTCCGGTCAGTTCGGTGTGGATAAAGAAGGTTATGTGGTTAATCCGGAAGGTTTGCGCCTGCAGGCGTTCCAGTCCGACAACGCCGGTCGTGTCGTGCAACAGGAAGGTCCGCTGCGTTTGGACACCAACCTGATTTCTCCGGCCGCTACCACCGGTGTGGAAATTGTCGCCAACATCGACTCCCGCGAAGTGCCACCACCGTCGGCATGGGGTGGCCCTTATGATGCTTTTGCAACACCGCCAACCGAGCCGACCTCCGACATGTACAACGCGTCTACCTCCACTACCGTGTACGACGACCTTGGTAACCCGCATATTCTTAGTACATACTGGGTAAAAACCGCCAACGCCGGTGAGTGGAATGCTCATACCATGATCGATGGCGTATCCACGTCTGGCCCGGAAGTCCTGACCTTTGAACAAAATGGTCAGTTCGACCTGAGCAGCGGCCCGGTGGAGCTGAACATTAATAACTGGCAGCCACGCAATAAAGACGGTTCCATCGTTAACGTATCGCCGCAGAACTTTACCGTAGACCTGTCCAGCAATACCCAGTTTGGTAGCCCGTTCGCTGTGAGCGCCATCAATCAGGACGGCTTTGCCTCTGGTCAGCTGCGCGGTATCGAAATCGACGAAAGCGGAATTGTGTTCGCCCAGTACACCAACGGTGAAGCCCGAGCACTGGGCCAGGTAATTCTGGCCAACTTCTCCAACCCGCAAGGCTTGCAGCCGCAGGGCAACAGTAAATGGTCCGAAACCTTTAACTCCGGTGTGCCGGTAGTAGGTGCTCCAGGAACTGCTGGCCGCGGCGTACTGCAATCCGGCGCATTGGAAGACTCCAACGTAGAAATTACTGAAGAGCTGGTAGCCATGATCGTTGCCCAGCGAAACTTCCAGGCCAACGCCCAGGTAATTCAGGCAGAAGATGCCGTAACGCAGGCTGTGATTAACCTGCGGTAA
- a CDS encoding flagellar hook assembly protein FlgD: MTSVNPYSNIGLTTQQSLQSTQKATNDPNQLGIQDFMTLMVAQLKNQDPTKPQESSEFLAQIAQFGTVSGIEEMNGSLNGLVGSLSSNSGLQAASLVGRDVVSAYNVAPLEEGGVLKGVVELPASTSGLVVQVKDMTGRLVDTVSLGPNPAGVIPFEWDGVGSDGKALPPGMYSVTANANIGDGTEAVATFTRVKVDSVSIGQGGGDVTLNLAGGATMALSQVREFH, from the coding sequence ATGACCAGCGTAAACCCATACAGCAATATCGGATTGACCACTCAGCAATCCCTGCAGAGCACCCAGAAGGCCACTAATGACCCGAACCAATTGGGTATTCAGGATTTTATGACCCTGATGGTGGCTCAGCTCAAAAACCAGGATCCAACCAAGCCACAGGAAAGCTCCGAGTTTCTGGCGCAGATTGCCCAGTTCGGTACCGTCTCCGGCATTGAGGAAATGAACGGCTCCTTAAATGGGCTGGTGGGCTCTCTGTCTTCAAATTCCGGATTGCAGGCCGCGTCTTTGGTGGGCCGCGATGTGGTGAGCGCCTACAACGTAGCGCCGCTGGAAGAGGGTGGTGTGCTGAAAGGGGTAGTGGAGTTGCCAGCATCAACAAGCGGTTTGGTGGTGCAGGTGAAGGACATGACCGGGCGGCTGGTGGATACCGTGTCGCTCGGCCCCAACCCGGCGGGGGTAATTCCCTTTGAATGGGATGGGGTCGGCTCCGACGGCAAAGCTTTGCCGCCCGGCATGTATTCGGTGACCGCCAACGCAAATATCGGTGATGGCACCGAGGCGGTCGCCACTTTCACTCGCGTAAAAGTGGACAGTGTTTCCATAGGGCAAGGCGGCGGTGACGTCACCCTCAACCTGGCAGGAGGGGCCACCATGGCACTCAGTCAGGTACGTGAGTTCCACTAA
- the flgC gene encoding flagellar basal body rod protein FlgC, whose protein sequence is MSLFNVLDVSGSGMRAQSIRLNTVASNLANAESVSSTAEGAYRSKQPIFKAMLHDGINGASASVEVTKIVQKETAPRRQYMPEHPMADETGHIYYSNVNSVEEMANMISASRAYQNNIEAMNTVKQLMMRTINLGN, encoded by the coding sequence ATGAGTCTATTTAATGTTCTGGATGTATCGGGTTCTGGCATGCGTGCCCAGTCCATTCGCCTCAACACCGTAGCCAGTAACCTGGCCAATGCCGAGTCGGTCAGCTCAACAGCTGAAGGGGCATACCGTTCCAAGCAGCCTATTTTCAAGGCGATGTTGCACGACGGTATCAATGGCGCTTCTGCCAGTGTGGAGGTTACCAAGATCGTCCAGAAAGAAACTGCGCCGCGACGCCAGTACATGCCCGAGCATCCGATGGCGGATGAAACCGGCCACATCTATTACTCCAACGTGAACTCTGTGGAAGAGATGGCCAACATGATTTCAGCATCGCGCGCCTACCAGAACAACATCGAGGCGATGAACACCGTAAAGCAGTTGATGATGCGAACCATCAACCTCGGCAACTAA
- the flgB gene encoding flagellar basal body rod protein FlgB, whose product MPSWIDNNINVHATALSVRAKRAEILASNLANEDTPGYKARDIDFREVLSSQKQAVNGLRTTDSGHISTAGVAGATLKYRIPTQMSADGNTVESQIEQAQFGENAVRYQASLNFLNGSLKGLMLALRGE is encoded by the coding sequence ATGCCAAGCTGGATCGATAACAATATCAATGTTCATGCCACCGCCCTGAGTGTGCGGGCCAAGCGCGCCGAGATTTTGGCGTCCAATCTGGCCAACGAAGATACACCGGGGTACAAGGCTCGTGATATCGATTTTCGTGAAGTTTTGAGCAGTCAAAAGCAGGCGGTAAATGGTTTGCGCACCACCGACAGCGGCCACATCAGCACCGCCGGTGTTGCCGGAGCCACCCTCAAATACCGTATTCCCACCCAGATGTCCGCAGACGGCAACACGGTGGAATCTCAAATTGAACAGGCACAGTTCGGTGAAAACGCCGTGCGTTATCAAGCCAGCCTGAACTTTCTTAACGGCTCCCTCAAGGGGCTGATGTTGGCACTGCGTGGCGAATAA
- the flgA gene encoding flagellar basal body P-ring formation chaperone FlgA: MNKRPARQNRTSVRSGLLIALLLPWLTGNADGIQSHESIRATAEGFVSNQPAIQQMGDVKVIAGQLNNSLQLPLCSVALEAFLPPGGKLLGKTSIGVRCRGESPWTLYVPVTVTATQAVPVATRTLRRGEVLSAEDVSLMEQPLHQLPAGYFEKASEAIGQEATRNIQAGSTLTQGMLAAPKVIKRGQQVTLIAGSDSFEVRMNGKALSDAAVGDRLRVENLSSKKIVEGTVKDTGEVVVGN; encoded by the coding sequence ATGAACAAACGGCCAGCCAGACAAAACAGAACTTCAGTGCGCAGTGGATTACTGATTGCACTGCTGTTGCCATGGCTCACCGGAAACGCCGACGGCATTCAAAGCCACGAAAGCATTCGTGCGACGGCTGAAGGATTTGTCAGCAACCAACCTGCCATTCAGCAGATGGGCGATGTAAAAGTCATTGCCGGACAGCTCAATAACAGCCTGCAGTTGCCGTTATGTAGTGTTGCACTGGAGGCGTTTTTGCCGCCGGGCGGCAAGTTGCTGGGCAAAACCAGCATCGGCGTGCGCTGTCGCGGTGAATCGCCCTGGACTTTATATGTGCCGGTAACGGTTACAGCTACACAGGCTGTGCCGGTGGCCACCCGCACATTGCGTCGCGGTGAGGTATTGTCTGCCGAAGATGTCAGCTTGATGGAGCAACCACTGCATCAACTGCCAGCGGGTTATTTTGAGAAGGCATCGGAAGCGATTGGCCAGGAGGCAACCCGCAATATTCAGGCGGGCAGCACCCTGACCCAAGGGATGCTGGCTGCACCGAAAGTGATCAAACGCGGCCAGCAGGTTACCCTGATTGCCGGTAGCGACAGCTTTGAGGTGCGCATGAACGGCAAGGCGCTTTCCGATGCAGCAGTGGGTGATCGACTGCGAGTGGAAAACCTCAGCTCGAAAAAGATTGTGGAAGGAACGGTGAAGGATACGGGCGAAGTGGTGGTAGGCAATTAA
- the flgM gene encoding flagellar biosynthesis anti-sigma factor FlgM gives MPSDIKQLRSNHLPTANSNGKARGPEHASSQSVHNRTAEPSTKASDTVTVTDEATRLQNMEQALANAPVVNAEKVAELRQAIATGNYQPNIERIADKLIELEDLL, from the coding sequence ATGCCCTCTGACATCAAGCAACTGCGGTCAAACCATTTGCCTACTGCCAACTCCAATGGCAAAGCACGTGGTCCGGAGCATGCGTCATCGCAAAGTGTTCACAACCGCACTGCCGAACCATCGACCAAGGCGAGCGACACGGTAACCGTTACCGACGAGGCTACCCGACTGCAAAATATGGAGCAGGCCCTGGCCAACGCACCGGTTGTAAATGCCGAAAAAGTGGCGGAATTGCGCCAGGCAATTGCCACCGGCAATTACCAGCCAAACATCGAGCGCATTGCCGACAAACTGATTGAACTTGAAGATCTTCTGTAA
- a CDS encoding flagellar protein FlgN: MPAPSSISAQQLQHLFNQELELTQRLQHHLELERDALTRQDMERLTESAQQKQHCVLQLQAASQQREQWLQQQGVAASREGVDGLLATLQDDSLNATWKTLLTAIEACQQENRQLGMLIKRGQLATEQAQHILQRGTTSSNHAYNARGNSEHSAKTRQLAKA; encoded by the coding sequence GTGCCTGCACCCTCATCCATATCTGCCCAGCAACTCCAGCACCTGTTCAATCAGGAGCTGGAGCTGACCCAGCGCCTGCAGCATCACCTTGAACTCGAACGTGATGCCCTCACCCGGCAGGATATGGAGCGACTGACCGAAAGCGCGCAGCAAAAACAGCACTGTGTATTGCAATTACAAGCTGCCTCACAACAACGTGAACAGTGGTTACAGCAACAAGGTGTTGCCGCTTCTCGCGAAGGAGTGGATGGCCTGCTCGCCACACTGCAGGACGATTCACTTAATGCCACCTGGAAAACCTTGTTGACCGCCATCGAAGCTTGCCAGCAAGAAAACCGACAGCTCGGCATGCTGATCAAACGCGGTCAACTGGCCACTGAACAGGCGCAGCATATTCTGCAACGAGGAACCACTTCCTCCAACCACGCCTACAACGCTCGCGGCAACAGCGAACACTCAGCCAAAACCCGACAACTCGCCAAAGCGTAA
- a CDS encoding flagellar brake protein, whose product MAGPNEGDDITLPSRIAALLTELQEGRALLNASIPGRQGSFATSVLSVDRRKSRLVFDELNPLAGHKALLETGKLRLTAQLRQVKLRFAVELISTGEDDRGAYYITTLPNSIHHAQKREYFRTPIRINERLQATLTSAGGNELVGSVIDLSVGGAGLLFERDIKLEKGDYFPAMVIELPDYGTFECPVFIRHTKTADHSDQLRVGIQFSGVNPALERALQKAVAYLQRRMLKP is encoded by the coding sequence ATGGCTGGACCCAATGAAGGCGACGACATTACCTTACCCTCACGGATTGCCGCACTGCTAACCGAACTACAGGAAGGTAGAGCTCTACTCAATGCATCCATCCCCGGCCGACAAGGCAGCTTTGCCACTTCAGTACTCTCCGTTGATCGCCGCAAATCCCGGCTGGTGTTTGATGAACTGAATCCGTTAGCCGGACACAAGGCGTTGCTGGAGACCGGCAAGTTGCGGCTGACTGCGCAATTGCGCCAGGTGAAACTTCGCTTTGCGGTAGAACTTATATCGACAGGTGAGGATGATCGTGGCGCTTACTACATAACCACCCTGCCGAATTCGATTCACCACGCCCAGAAGCGCGAGTACTTTCGCACCCCGATTCGAATTAACGAGCGCTTGCAGGCTACATTGACCAGCGCCGGTGGAAATGAGCTGGTTGGCAGTGTGATTGATCTTTCTGTGGGCGGCGCAGGTTTATTATTTGAACGTGATATCAAACTGGAAAAAGGTGATTACTTTCCGGCAATGGTGATTGAATTACCGGATTACGGCACTTTTGAGTGTCCGGTATTTATTCGTCATACAAAAACAGCGGATCACTCCGACCAGTTGCGGGTGGGAATACAATTTTCCGGGGTTAATCCGGCGCTTGAGCGTGCACTGCAAAAGGCCGTGGCTTATTTGCAGCGGCGGATGTTGAAGCCCTGA
- the lptG gene encoding LPS export ABC transporter permease LptG: MKRLSDHVASSVLTSIIGVLLILVGVDILSALYNEADELGERYSFMNALFYVAMTIPSRIYEFIPYSSLVGCLVGLGSLAGNSELVVMRAAGVSLLRIVWFVMKPVLVIIVFGIGLAEYLVPHSEQSANTYKALRQGSGQVRSSDSDLWVKEGNEYIHINAVAPGNALYGVARYRFDDDRQLQEASFSERVTFKNSYWEEENVSITRFAEEHSSTEVDSELVRRWDTELSPNVLRLSSLPIQSLSIGGLHEYANYLQQQGQDAAPYWLGFWSKSLQPISVLSLVLVAISFIFGPLRQVTMGFRIFTGVILGLAFNISQEMLGPSSLVYGFSPVIAVLIPVSICALIGLLLLRRAA, encoded by the coding sequence ATGAAACGACTCTCCGATCATGTGGCCTCGTCGGTGCTAACCAGTATTATCGGCGTACTGTTAATTCTTGTGGGCGTGGATATTCTGTCGGCGCTCTATAACGAAGCGGATGAGCTGGGCGAGCGCTACAGTTTCATGAATGCACTGTTCTATGTGGCGATGACCATTCCCTCACGCATTTATGAATTTATTCCCTATTCATCACTTGTTGGCTGTCTGGTGGGTCTGGGGTCACTGGCCGGAAACAGTGAGCTGGTGGTGATGCGTGCGGCAGGTGTTTCACTGCTGAGAATCGTCTGGTTTGTGATGAAGCCAGTGCTGGTCATTATTGTTTTTGGTATCGGCCTTGCCGAATACCTGGTGCCTCACTCCGAGCAATCTGCCAACACTTACAAGGCATTGCGTCAGGGCAGTGGCCAGGTGCGCAGCAGTGATTCCGATCTGTGGGTGAAAGAGGGCAATGAGTACATTCACATCAACGCGGTGGCTCCAGGTAATGCACTATATGGCGTTGCCCGGTATCGTTTTGATGATGATCGTCAATTGCAGGAGGCCAGTTTCTCGGAACGGGTTACCTTCAAGAACAGTTATTGGGAAGAGGAAAACGTTTCCATTACCCGGTTTGCCGAAGAGCACAGTTCAACAGAGGTGGATTCCGAGTTGGTGCGCCGCTGGGACACCGAGCTGTCGCCTAATGTGTTGCGCTTGAGTTCATTGCCGATTCAATCCCTGTCCATTGGTGGCCTGCATGAGTACGCCAACTACCTGCAGCAGCAGGGGCAGGATGCTGCACCATATTGGCTGGGTTTTTGGAGCAAGTCGTTGCAGCCGATCAGCGTGCTCAGTCTGGTATTGGTTGCGATATCCTTTATCTTTGGTCCACTTCGCCAAGTGACAATGGGCTTTCGCATTTTTACCGGGGTGATTCTCGGGTTGGCGTTTAATATCAGCCAGGAAATGCTCGGGCCATCAAGTCTGGTGTACGGTTTCTCGCCGGTGATTGCTGTGCTGATACCGGTATCTATTTGCGCCTTGATTGGTTTGCTGCTGCTGCGCAGGGCGGCGTAG
- the lptF gene encoding LPS export ABC transporter permease LptF, with the protein MIIFRYLFRQLFSTTIAVCSVLLLVFLSARFVKYLSEVVSGKWEAGVLFAFIGYRLPGFLELLLPLSFFISILLAYGRLYLDSEMTVLNACGMSQKRLLGYTLLSSVLIIVAVSWLALLITPAGQEKFNQLEVAQQQRGELSSFPAKQFYSFSKGGVAYAEEVKDSRLYDVFHTSSESNGSDSTDSQVIVVANAGHQERSEDRRNNYLVLEDGYRIEGQPGRADFRITHFGEFGTELARTQLWRGQKRDGSEMPTAELWGSDKPDQIAALHWRLSMPLLVIVVTMLAVPLSKTSPRQGRYLKLLPAVAIYLVYMLVLKSGQGKVVDGELSPYMGVWGVHALFLVVSLLFFVWPTVRLKLLGGRSR; encoded by the coding sequence GTGATTATTTTTCGATACCTGTTCCGCCAGCTGTTCTCTACCACCATTGCGGTTTGTTCAGTGTTGCTGCTGGTGTTCCTCAGCGCCCGATTTGTGAAGTATCTTTCCGAAGTCGTGTCCGGCAAGTGGGAGGCGGGAGTGTTGTTCGCCTTTATCGGTTACCGGTTGCCTGGATTTTTGGAACTGTTATTGCCGCTGTCGTTTTTCATCTCAATTCTGCTGGCATACGGACGCCTCTATCTCGATAGTGAGATGACCGTTTTGAATGCCTGTGGCATGAGTCAAAAGCGCCTGTTGGGATATACCTTGCTGAGCTCGGTATTGATTATCGTGGCTGTCAGTTGGCTGGCACTGTTGATTACTCCGGCAGGACAGGAGAAATTTAATCAGCTGGAAGTGGCCCAGCAGCAGCGTGGCGAGCTAAGTTCGTTTCCCGCCAAACAGTTTTACAGTTTCAGCAAAGGTGGTGTGGCCTATGCGGAAGAGGTGAAGGACAGTCGGTTGTATGATGTTTTTCATACTTCCAGCGAATCCAACGGTAGTGACTCGACCGACAGCCAGGTAATCGTGGTGGCTAACGCCGGGCACCAGGAGCGTTCCGAGGATCGTCGCAATAATTACCTGGTGTTGGAAGATGGCTACCGAATTGAGGGGCAGCCGGGGCGTGCCGATTTTCGTATCACTCACTTCGGTGAATTTGGTACCGAGCTTGCAAGAACACAACTTTGGCGAGGACAAAAACGCGATGGCAGTGAGATGCCAACAGCGGAACTCTGGGGCTCTGACAAACCCGACCAGATTGCGGCGCTTCACTGGCGGTTGTCTATGCCGTTGCTGGTAATCGTGGTCACAATGCTGGCAGTTCCACTCAGTAAAACCAGCCCTCGTCAGGGGCGTTATCTCAAGTTGCTGCCTGCGGTAGCTATCTATCTGGTTTACATGCTGGTCCTCAAGTCGGGGCAGGGCAAAGTGGTGGATGGTGAGTTAAGTCCATACATGGGAGTCTGGGGTGTTCATGCCCTGTTTCTGGTGGTGTCGCTGCTGTTCTTTGTGTGGCCCACCGTGCGATTGAAGTTGTTGGGAGGTCGCTCACGATGA
- a CDS encoding leucyl aminopeptidase has translation MEFSLRTTDALNAKTACLVIAIAEGKLTGVAEATDKATNGMLAALKKSGDFSGKNGEMLLVPVTNGLSAQRLLLVGTGKEELNDQSFNKVAGAIANKLMDLKVKDAVISIEDSAVKDRDHAWKAQQLARLIGEASYQFTKFKSEKIPARALKKVTLHASSAKGGEAVKKAMATGQATAKGVNLSRELGDLPGNVCDPSYMASQGRAMAKGNTKVTCKVLDEKQMKELGMGALLSVSAGSDNPGKMVIVEYKGGKKTDKPVVLVGKGVTFDTGGISLKPGQAMDEMKYDMGGAATVFGTLSAAIEMELPINVVGIVGAVENMPSGKATKPGDIVKSMSGQTIEILNTDAEGRLVLCDCLTYAERYKPQAVIDIATLTGAIIIGLGHHATAVYSNDDQLADDLIASGLNSTDRGWKMPLWEEYNQQLKSNFADIPNIGAGRDAGSITAACFLSRFAKSYSWAHLDIAGTFWNSGANKGATGRPIPMLVDYLINKAG, from the coding sequence ATGGAATTCTCACTGCGTACTACCGATGCACTTAATGCAAAAACCGCTTGTCTGGTAATTGCTATCGCCGAAGGCAAACTTACCGGTGTGGCTGAAGCCACCGACAAAGCCACCAACGGCATGCTTGCCGCCCTGAAAAAAAGCGGCGACTTTTCCGGTAAAAATGGTGAAATGCTGTTGGTACCGGTAACTAACGGCCTGAGTGCCCAGCGCCTGCTGCTGGTTGGCACTGGCAAAGAAGAACTCAACGACCAAAGCTTTAACAAAGTAGCTGGTGCCATTGCCAACAAGCTGATGGACCTGAAAGTTAAAGATGCCGTAATCAGCATCGAAGACAGCGCCGTTAAAGATCGCGACCACGCCTGGAAAGCCCAGCAACTGGCTCGCCTGATCGGTGAAGCAAGCTACCAGTTCACCAAGTTCAAGTCCGAAAAAATTCCGGCACGCGCACTGAAAAAAGTAACCCTGCACGCTTCCAGCGCCAAAGGCGGCGAAGCGGTGAAAAAAGCCATGGCCACTGGTCAGGCAACCGCCAAGGGTGTAAACCTTTCTCGCGAGCTGGGCGACCTGCCGGGCAACGTATGTGATCCTTCTTACATGGCGAGCCAGGGCCGTGCCATGGCCAAGGGCAACACCAAAGTAACCTGCAAAGTGCTGGACGAAAAGCAGATGAAAGAGCTGGGCATGGGTGCCCTGCTGTCTGTTTCTGCCGGTTCTGATAACCCGGGCAAAATGGTTATCGTCGAGTACAAAGGCGGCAAGAAAACCGACAAGCCGGTTGTACTGGTCGGTAAAGGCGTAACCTTTGACACTGGCGGCATCAGCCTCAAGCCTGGTCAGGCCATGGACGAGATGAAATACGACATGGGCGGCGCTGCCACCGTATTTGGCACCCTGTCTGCTGCTATCGAAATGGAACTGCCTATCAACGTAGTTGGCATCGTAGGCGCGGTGGAAAACATGCCGAGCGGCAAGGCCACCAAGCCGGGCGACATCGTTAAATCCATGTCTGGCCAGACCATCGAAATCCTCAACACTGACGCCGAAGGCCGTCTGGTACTGTGTGACTGCCTGACCTACGCCGAGCGTTACAAGCCGCAAGCGGTAATCGATATCGCCACCCTGACTGGCGCCATCATTATCGGCCTGGGCCACCACGCCACCGCCGTTTACTCGAACGACGACCAACTGGCTGATGACCTGATCGCTTCCGGCCTGAACTCCACCGACCGTGGCTGGAAAATGCCGCTGTGGGAAGAGTACAACCAGCAGCTCAAGTCCAACTTTGCCGACATTCCGAACATCGGCGCTGGCCGCGATGCAGGCTCCATCACTGCCGCGTGTTTCCTGAGCCGCTTCGCCAAGTCTTACAGCTGGGCTCACCTGGACATCGCCGGCACCTTCTGGAACAGCGGCGCCAACAAAGGCGCTACCGGTCGTCCAATCCCGATGCTGGTTGATTACCTGATCAACAAAGCCGGTTAA
- a CDS encoding DNA polymerase III subunit chi — protein MTNIQFYNTGKSLDDALLYTCRLIQKVLRRKLDILVNVPDEDIGKQLDELLWGFEPTAFLPHGMGHDEHEAVTISWTDEPGEHHQVMINLATQIPSWHGRFETVLEIIYDQDQVKERKRDSFRYYKQRGYPLRYHELSQTG, from the coding sequence ATGACCAACATCCAGTTCTACAACACCGGCAAATCGCTGGACGATGCACTTCTGTACACCTGTCGACTGATCCAGAAAGTTCTGCGTCGCAAGCTCGATATTCTGGTCAACGTTCCCGATGAAGACATTGGCAAACAGCTGGATGAATTGCTGTGGGGTTTTGAGCCAACCGCCTTTTTACCTCACGGAATGGGTCATGATGAGCACGAAGCGGTGACCATCAGCTGGACCGATGAACCGGGTGAACATCATCAGGTAATGATCAATCTTGCGACACAGATCCCATCCTGGCACGGTCGTTTTGAAACTGTTTTGGAGATCATTTACGATCAGGACCAGGTTAAAGAGCGCAAACGTGACAGTTTCCGCTACTACAAACAGCGCGGTTACCCGCTGCGCTACCACGAACTTTCGCAGACAGGCTGA